The region TATTTCCAGAGCGCACCTTCGACGTCGGCATCGCCGAACAGCATGGAATCACCTTTGCCGCCGGATTGGCGACCGAAGGCTATAAGCCATTCTGCGCGATCTATTCGACGTTTCTCCAGCGCGGCTACGATCAAGTCGTCCACGATGTGGCGATCCAGAAATTGCCTGTGCGCTTCGCCATCGACCGGGCCGGCCTCGTCGGCGCCGACGGCGCGACACATGCGGGCTCTTTCGACGTTTCCTTCCTCGGAATTTTGCCGGGCATGGCAGTAATGGCGGCGGCCGACGAAGCCGAGCTAGTGCATATGGTGGCAACTGCCGCAGCTTACGATGAAGGGCCGATCGCTTTGCGCTACCCGCGCGGCGAGGGCGTCGGCGTCGATATGCCGGCGGTTGGTCAAGTCCTGGAGATCGGTCGCGGCCGGATCTTGCGCGAAGGCAGCAAAGTCGCAATCCTGTCCCTCGGGACACGCTTGGCGGAAGCCTTGAAAGCGGCAGAAGAGCTCGCAACCTACGGAGTTTCCACGACGGTCGCCGACGCCCGCTTCGCCAAACCCCTCGACCAGGATTTGATTTTCCGTCTCGCCACGAACCATGAAGTTTTGATCACGATCGAGGAAGGCTCCATCGGCGGTTTTGGCTCGTTCGTGATGCAGATGCTTGCCGAGCACGGCGCGTTCGATGGCATTGGCGCACGAAGCCTGAAATTCCGCTCGATGGTGTTACCCGACAGCTTTCTCGATCATGATAAGCCGGAAAAACTATACGCCACCGCAGGCCTCGATGTGAAGGGTATCGTCAACAAGGTCCTCGCGACGCTTGGCCGTGAGAGTGACGCCCTGAAGAGCATGATTGCCTGAGAGCAATATGACGTGCAAGACCCTGGATGCTGATCCCAAAAAGTCTGCGACTTTTTGGGATCATGCTTTAACGATGTCCGCTTGCGCGCGCCCGTTGCCACCAGCCTGAGCGTTTAGGGCGGGCCGGATCAAGTGCCTCGGGTTGTGGGTCTTCAGGCAAGCGCGGTGGCGTTACGGGTTGTTCCGACGAGCCATAAGCGTCCGGGCGGGAAGCCTCACGGGCATCCGTTTGAACATTGCCGAACGCAGAATTTACCTCGGCCGCAATATCCAGCAGTGAAGCTCCTGGCGACGCTTCCTGCTCTCGCACGTCATCAACAAGGAGATCCGGTTCTGCCTCTTGAGCCGACGCCGCAACATCATCAATTTGAGAGACACGGGATCCGCGCGGCGGCCGGCGGCTTCGCCGCACCCTACCAGACGAGGAACGCCCTCTGTTCGCCTCCGTGCCGGAGGGCAGATCAAGCGCCTCGGCTTCTGATCCACTCAACTCCAGCGACTCGGGTTGAGTTTCTGAGGGGTTTGTATCCCCATCGGCATCGCCCGTCACTCTGCGCGGGCGGCGGCCTTCGCGTCCCGAACTTCGGCCCGAACGTTGCTGGTCGAGCGGTGTTTCGTCGATGGCGGACACAATGGCTTGTTCGGTGTCCGCATCGTCGTCGAGCGTGGCGTTCGGGCGCAATCCGCCAATCTTGGCCATCACTTCCAGCGCATCGTCGGGAGGTTGCGGAGCGTTCGCGGCAATTCCGGAGCCCTCGCGATCACCGCCACGCCCACGCCGCCTCCGGCGCCGGCGCCTTTGCCGTCCCTCGGCCTCGTGTTCGCTGTCGCGATGGGTATGACCCTCGGCAGGCGCCGCCTCGATCGCGGCCAACTCATCAGGCGAACCGTCATCGTCTACGGCGGCTTCATCAAAAAATCTATCGGCCAATTCGGCGGCGGGCGCAGCGACCGGTTGGGACGGCACTATCTTGTTTGCCGCCACCGCGAGTTCGCCCCGCTCCAAGGCATAATAATTTGTGCCAGACAAACTATCATCGGAGGTGATCATCACCGATACGCCAAACCGGTTTTCCAAGTCGCGGAGATGGGGGCGTTTCTGATTGAGAATATAAAGCGCGACGGCCGTCCTCGTTTTGACGACGATGTCATAACTCGAATTCTTGATCAGAGCATCTTCCATAGCCCTCAGAACGTGCAGCGCGATGGATGACGTCGAGCGCACCATTCCGGCGCCGGCGCAATGCGGACAAGCAACGGTCGACCCCTCGATCACCCCGGTGCGCATGCGCTGGCGCGACATTTCCAAAAGGCCAAAATGCGACATCCGGCCGACTTGGATGCGGGCCCGGTCGTTCTTCAGCGCGTCCTTTAGGCGCCGCTCGACAGTGCGGTTGTTGCGATTTTCCTCCATATCGATGAAATCGATGACAATGAGACCAGCAAGGTCACGCAGCCGCAATTGGCGAGCGATCTCATCGGAGGCCTCGAGGTTGGTCCGCAGCGCCGTGTCTTCGATATTGTGTTCACGCGTGGAGCGGCCGGAATTCACGTCAATCGCAACCAAAGCCTCGGTTTGATTGATGACGATATAACCGCCGGACTTCAACGTGACCTGGTTCGAGAACATCGCGTCGAGCTGGGTTTCGGCGCCGGATTTGGCGAACATCGGCTGCGGATCGCGATAGGGCTGGACCATTTTTGCATGGCTCGGCATGAGCAAGCGCATGAATTCCTTGGCCTCGCGATAGCCCTCTTCCCCCGCGACGACAACCTCGTCGATATCCTTGTTGTAAAGATCGCGGATTGCCCGCTTGATCAGCGAACCTTCCTCATAGACCAGCATCGGCGCAGTCGATTGCAACGTGGTTTCGCGCACCGTTTCCCACATGCGCAGCAAATATTCGAAGTCGCGCTTGACTTCAGGTTTGGTTCGCGCGGCGCCAGCGGTGCGGACGATAACGCCCATGCCTTCGGGAACGTCGAGTTCCTCCGCGATGGACTTCAATCTTTGGCGGTCACCGGAATCGGTAATCTTTCGGGAGATCCCGCCGCCGCGCGCGGTGTTTGGCATCAAAACGGAATACCTGCCAGCCAGCGACAAATAGGTCGTCAGCGCCGCGCCCTTGTTGCCGCGCTCTTCCTTAACGACCTGTACAAGCAGCACTTGGCGGCGCTTGATGACCTCCTGAATCTTATATTGCTTGCGATGGCGGTAGGAACGAACCGGCATCTCCTCCATCGCGTCACCGCCGAGCTGTTCAATCTCGCCAGCTTCAGCTTCGTCCTCTTCTTCATCGCCAACATTGTTGCCAGGCTCAGCCGGGGGCCGGGAGATCCGGTCCGTTTCGGCGTCTTGCACGTGTTCGCCCGCAAAATCTGTTTCGAGAATTGGCTGTTCTGGTTCCGAGACCGGACCGGAGTCCTCCCACGACATGCTAGAATGGGATTCAGTGTCCGCCGCGAATTCAGCGTCCGGGGCGCGGCCTGCCTGCACGAACTCCTCGATGTCCGCTTGTGCCACCAAGGTCCCAGGCGCCGGAGCCTCCAATGCCCCAGCGTCGCCGTCATCGGCATCGACGCGACCCGAGTCTTCCGGCGCGCCTTCATGGGGAGCAACGTCCTGCTCCGCCGCAGACGGTTCGCTTGGCGATTGTTCGTCGGCCTCGGGGGTCAGAGTATCCCTGGCTTCGAACGCCAACTCACCGGCGTAGGGCTCTGACATCAACTCACCGGCGTAGGGCTCTGACATCGTTTGATCGATGCCGCTCCGCTTCTCAGCCCGATGGCCATTGCGGTCGCCCCGCCGGAAACGGCGGCTGCGGCGCTGCGAACGCGCGCCGTCGTCTTCCTCATCGCGCTGCGCCCGCGCATCGTCCTCGATCAGGGCTTGGCGGTCGGCGACGGGAATTTGGTAATAATCGGGATGGATTTCCGAGAACGCCAGGAAGCCGTGCCGGTTGCCGCCATAATCGACAAACGCCGCCTGGAGTGACGGTTCGACTCGCATGACTTTCGCGAGATAAATATTGCCGCGAAGTTGTTTTTTATTGGCGGACTCGAAATCAAATTCCTCAACCCGATTACCGCGAAGGACGACCACCCTGGTTTCTTCGGGGTGAGACGCATCGATAAGCATTTTGTTGGCCATGTGAAACTCGTTTGGGCGCGACGCGCGGATGAGCCGCGCTGCCAGCCAAGATCCCTATGCCGGAACTTGGGGCTGAGCGTGGCCGGGAATAGACCGCGGTGCGCACTGGATGGGAGAAGATGGGGGATAAAATAAGGTCGCCGGGACGGCCTGCGTCACCACGCGGCGATCTGCAAAAGGACACCACCAAAAGTGTTCTGTGATGAAGCGCCAGGCCGGCCTCGAAGCGCTGGTCCGAAGAAGGCGCCTGGCTACGCAAGAACAAGGGACGCGTAGTTTTGCGGGGAAAATACGCGCGTTTAACGGAAAAAGACGCATACACAAAGGCAACCGGAGGCACTTCAAAGCCAGAACGATTGCGTGCTGCCGAATCCTT is a window of Methylocapsa sp. D3K7 DNA encoding:
- a CDS encoding Rne/Rng family ribonuclease is translated as MANKMLIDASHPEETRVVVLRGNRVEEFDFESANKKQLRGNIYLAKVMRVEPSLQAAFVDYGGNRHGFLAFSEIHPDYYQIPVADRQALIEDDARAQRDEEDDGARSQRRSRRFRRGDRNGHRAEKRSGIDQTMSEPYAGELMSEPYAGELAFEARDTLTPEADEQSPSEPSAAEQDVAPHEGAPEDSGRVDADDGDAGALEAPAPGTLVAQADIEEFVQAGRAPDAEFAADTESHSSMSWEDSGPVSEPEQPILETDFAGEHVQDAETDRISRPPAEPGNNVGDEEEDEAEAGEIEQLGGDAMEEMPVRSYRHRKQYKIQEVIKRRQVLLVQVVKEERGNKGAALTTYLSLAGRYSVLMPNTARGGGISRKITDSGDRQRLKSIAEELDVPEGMGVIVRTAGAARTKPEVKRDFEYLLRMWETVRETTLQSTAPMLVYEEGSLIKRAIRDLYNKDIDEVVVAGEEGYREAKEFMRLLMPSHAKMVQPYRDPQPMFAKSGAETQLDAMFSNQVTLKSGGYIVINQTEALVAIDVNSGRSTREHNIEDTALRTNLEASDEIARQLRLRDLAGLIVIDFIDMEENRNNRTVERRLKDALKNDRARIQVGRMSHFGLLEMSRQRMRTGVIEGSTVACPHCAGAGMVRSTSSIALHVLRAMEDALIKNSSYDIVVKTRTAVALYILNQKRPHLRDLENRFGVSVMITSDDSLSGTNYYALERGELAVAANKIVPSQPVAAPAAELADRFFDEAAVDDDGSPDELAAIEAAPAEGHTHRDSEHEAEGRQRRRRRRRRGRGGDREGSGIAANAPQPPDDALEVMAKIGGLRPNATLDDDADTEQAIVSAIDETPLDQQRSGRSSGREGRRPRRVTGDADGDTNPSETQPESLELSGSEAEALDLPSGTEANRGRSSSGRVRRSRRPPRGSRVSQIDDVAASAQEAEPDLLVDDVREQEASPGASLLDIAAEVNSAFGNVQTDAREASRPDAYGSSEQPVTPPRLPEDPQPEALDPARPKRSGWWQRARASGHR